The proteins below are encoded in one region of Mustelus asterias unplaced genomic scaffold, sMusAst1.hap1.1 HAP1_SCAFFOLD_1504, whole genome shotgun sequence:
- the LOC144488379 gene encoding DNA-directed RNA polymerase III subunit RPC3-like translates to MDSFPPFTFQEIPKTPDHAPSRTFYLYTVNLLPTARMILQRCYKTVVNLIDRREYETRENKRLLEKSQRIEAIMASMQATGAEEQQLQEIEEMITAPEQQQLETLKHNVNMLDSSENQVDETIFILESYINSTRIEKEVPNKR, encoded by the exons ATGGATTCATTTCCACCTTTTACCTTCCAGGAAATTCCCAAAACACCTGATCACGCTCCTTCCAGAACATTCTATCTCTATACAGTCAACTTGCTGCCGACAGCCCGCATGATTCTGCAACGGTGTTACAAG ACTGTGGTCAACCTGATCGATCGTCGAGAGTACGAAACCCGAGAAAACAA GCGGCTGCTGGAGAAATCACAGAGAATTGAAGCCATCATGGCATCAATGCAGGCGACCGGAGCGGAGGAACAACAGCTCCAGGAGATTGAGGAGATGATAACAGCTCCAGAGCAACAGCAGCTGGAGACACTCAAGCACAATGTCAACAT GTTGGATTCAAGCGAGAATCAGGTGGATGAGACGATATTCATCCTGGAATCCTACATAAACTCAACCCGCATCGAGAAAGAGGTGCCAAACAAACGGTGA